A window of Silurus meridionalis isolate SWU-2019-XX chromosome 4, ASM1480568v1, whole genome shotgun sequence contains these coding sequences:
- the LOC124383767 gene encoding metalloreductase STEAP2-like, with the protein MDSISLMGSSPACKVSFLPNGLKNGPRDGSSKLSVAIIGSGDFSKSLAIRLLCSGFHVVVGSRQPKRAAEFFPHVVDVTHHEDAVGKAPIIFLAIHREHYSSLWDIKHLLAGKILVDVSNNRRSNQYPESNAEYLASLFPEANVVKGFNVISAWAMQSGPKDASRQVYICSNSVEARQQVIELARQLSFIPVDMGTLSLAKEIENMPLRLFSDWKGPVLTAVALSIFFFAYSFIRDIIHPYMKNRQSFFYKIPLEMVNRTLPVVAITLLALVYLAGQLAAAHQLFYNTKFRRFPFWLQGWLQSRKQLGLLSFYFACIHVLYSLCLPMRRSERYLLLNMAYQQVHANIENSWNEEEVWRVEMYVSFGIMSLGLLSLLAVTSIPSVNSTLNWREFSFIQSTLGYIALLIATLHALLFGWKRAFEEESYRFYMPPTFIVAVALPVTVIVGKAVLMMPCVAWRLKRIRRGRDDSQHHAGRERPAAHVSPERVTIM; encoded by the exons ATGGACTCCATCTCCTTGATGGGCAGCAGTCCTGCCTGCAAGGTTTCTTTCCTTCCTAACGGATTGAAGAACGGGCCCAGGGACGGCTCCAGTAAGCTCTCGGTGGCTATCATTGGCTCTGGGGATTTTTCCAAGTCCTTAGCTATTCGTCTGCTGTGTAGCGGCTTCCATGTGGTGGTGGGCAGCCGACAGCCCAAGCGGGCAGCTGAGTTTTTTCCTCATGTGGTAGATGTGACCCATCACGAGGATGCAGTGGGCAAAGCCCCCATTATTTTCCTGGCTATTCACAGAGAGCACTACTCTTCCCTCTGGGACATCAAGCACCTGTTAGCTGGCAAAATCTTAGTGGACGTCAGCAACAACAGGAGGTCGAACCAGTATCCAGAATCCAATGCCGAGTACCTTGCCTCCCTCTTCCCAGAGGCCAATGTGGTGAAAGGGTTTAACGTTATCTCGGCATGGGCTATGCAGTCAGGCCCTAAAGATGCTAGTCGACAG GTGTATATCTGCAGTAATTCGGTGGAAGCGAGGCAGCAGGTCATCGAGTTGGCGCGGCAGCTCAGTTTCATTCCTGTTGACATGGGCACGCTCTCCTTGGCAAAGGAAATAGAGAACATGCCGTTGCGGCTGTTTTCAGACTGGAAAGGTCCTGTCCTAACGGCTGTTGCCCTTTCTATCTTCTTCTTTGCCTACTCTTTCATCCGGGACATCATTCATCCATATATGAAGAACAGGCAAAGCTTTTTTTATAAGATCCCTCTGGAGATGGTCAACAGGACACTGCCTGTGGTGGCTATAACCCTGCTGGCGCTGGTGTATTTAGCAGGTCAACTCGCTGCAGCACACCAGCTCTTTTACAACACCAAGTTCAGGCGCTTTCCCTTCTGGTTGCAGGGCTGGTTACAGAGCCGCAAGCAGCTGGGCCTGCTCAGCTTTTACTTTGCCTGCATCCATGTGCTCTACAGCCTCTGCTTACCAATGAGGAGGTCTGAGAGATACCTGCTACTCAATATGGCCTACCAGCAG GTGCATGCCAACATAGAAAACTCATGGAACGAGGAGGAAGTGTGGAGAGTAGAGATGTACGTGTCTTTCGGTATCATGAGCCTTggcttgctctctctcttggCTGTCACGTCCATTCCCTCAGTGAACAGCACCCTCAACTGGCGAGAGTTCAGCTTTATCCAG TCCACGCTTGGCTATATTGCCCTGCTTATTGCCACGCTCCACGCACTGCTGTTCGGCTGGAAGCGAGCATTTGAAGAGGAGTCGTATCGTTTCTACATGCCGCCCACCTTCATAGTAGCCGTTGCTCTGCCTGTCACGGTGATTGTTGGTAAAGCTGTGCTAATGATGCCTTGCGTGGCCTGGAGGCTGAAGAGAATCCGCAGAGGCCGTGATGACAGTCAGCATCATGCTGGTCGTGAGAGACCTGCGGCTCATGTTTCCCCAGAGAGAGTCACCATTATGTAG
- the LOC124383899 gene encoding STEAP family member 1B-like has translation MQRSSSDLGEVATYHDENFQPSEEETPQLQLTQKELEGGEMEAEELSRMHFDPLLSAFALEEFELPADIRLREMPLFPKWHLPFKVMTVFLAVSFVYTFLRDVLQPYMSQSKNDFYKIPILVLNKVLPWTSITLLALVYLPGGLASLLQLHRGTKYSSFPVWLENWMGVRKQLGLLSFFLACLHAIYSLSYPMRRSYRYKLLNWAYQQVQEKKESSWVEDDVWRMEIYISLGILGLGILALVAISSLPSVTNALNWREFQCVQRTLGHAALFLCTAHALVYGWRKWVEVKHFVWYTPPSFILASFLPGVVLLLRAILAMPCFNKRLERIRYGWERPWRKGLLDKD, from the exons ATGCAGAGATCTTCTAGTGACTTGGGGGAGGTAGCAACGTACCATGATGAAAACTTTCAGCCCTCTGAAGAGGAAACACCACAACTACAGCTCACTCAAAAG GAACTTGAGGGGGGAGAAATGGAGGCTGAAGAGTTGTCTAGAATGCATTTCGACCCCTTGCTGTCTGCATTTGCACTAGAGGAATTTGAGTTGCCTGCTGACATTCGCTTACGAGAGATGCCCCTTTTCCCCAAGTGGCACCTCCCATTCAAAGTCATGACTGTTTTTTTAGCTGTGTCATTTGTGTACACATTTCTACGGGATGTGCTGCAGCCTTATATGTCTCAGAGTAAAAATGACTTTTACAAGATTCCCATCCTGGTGTTAAATAAAGTTCTACCATGGACATCAATCACTCTGTTGGCACTTGTCTATTTACCTGGAGGACTGGCATCACTACTGCAACTACACAGAG GCACTAAATACAGCTCTTTCCCTGTTTGGCTGGAAAACTGGATGGGTGTGAGGAAACAGTTGGGTCtgctttccttctttctggCCTGCCTACATGCCATTTACAGCCTGAGCTACCCAATGAGACGCTCTTACAGGTACAAACTTCTCAACTGGGCCTACCAACAG gtacaagaaaaaaaggagagttCATGGGTAGAGGATGATGTCTGGAGGATGGAAATCTACATCTCACTGGGAATCCTAGGATTGGGCATTCTGGCTCTGGTGGCCATCTCCTCCTTGCCCTCAGTTACGAATGCACTAAACTGGAGAGAGTTTCAATGTGTCCAG AGAACTCTGGGACATGCAGCCCTGTTTTTGTGTACAGCTCATGCTCTTGTGTATGGCTGGAGAAAGTGGGTGGAGGTGAAGCACTTTGTATGGTACACACCACCATCATTTATACTGGCCTCCTTCCTCCCAGGTGTGGTGTTACTTCTCAGGGCTATATTGGCCATGCCCTGTTTCAACAAGAGACTGGAACGCATTCGATATGGCTGGGAAAGGCCTTGGCGAAAGGGATTATTAGACAAGGACTAA
- the LOC124385027 gene encoding uncharacterized protein LOC124385027 gives MHFRFLLPAMLALGSLIPCSSGPLHAQCKVEWYFGLPCSYVYKALVTQIQKWRTMAGCTMGGEKCLYKLLSASVHFISAKHMAPQKKSVEDINFRLVPFSFFTHCHVSAMSVSETWYAVIDHGTNYCNLYNLIEGSGLTGAPGYKEITSDFLCTQRSSANCTVY, from the exons ATGCATTTCAGGTTTCTCCTGCCGGCCATGCTGGCATTAGGATCATTAATCCCATGCTCCTCAGGCCCTCTTCATGCACAATGCAAAGTGGAATG gtacTTTGGGCTTCCCTGCAGTTATGTGTATAAAGCCTTGGTCACTCAGATTCAAAAGTGGAGGACAATGGCAGGTTGTACtatgggtggagaaaagtgtttatataag CTCCTGTCAGCCTCTGTTCACTTCATCTCAGCAAAGCACATGGCACCACAGAAGAAATCTGTGGAGGATATCAACTTCAGACTGGTTCCATTTTCATTCTTCACCCATTGCCATGTATCA GCCATGTCAGTCTCAGAAACCTGGTATGCTGTTATAGACCATGGCACGAATTACTGCAACCTCTACAACTTAATAGAAG gAAGTGGACTGACTGGGGCTCCAGGTTATAAGGAAATCACTAGTGACTTCCTGTGCACACAGAGGTCCTCTGCCAACTGCactgtttactga